Part of the Zingiber officinale cultivar Zhangliang chromosome 6A, Zo_v1.1, whole genome shotgun sequence genome, ATTCCAATAGGTTAGGTTTAACACTAGGTTTTAAGTTTACAACGTATGATTGGAAATTTCTAATAGTATTGTAATATAACTTTAATCTCTAACTAagttttgacttaaaaataaattggttgttgttgtttttgTAACTTACATATTGTTCATTAAAATCCATAAGGTTCACATGTTCCGTGCCAACTAGTACGGAGCAAGAACTTCATTTGTAGTGGttataactaagttttgacatCATATATAGTTTCTTCTCTCTCAAACCTTCATAGAGAACATGAATTTAAAGAAATCCAAGTGTCGTAGGGCCATCAgtagattttggtcaaaatccactgatgaacctagacacctctgattacACACATTTCAAGTTTTGTGAGTTTCTAGTATTGCAAGGACTCTAACAGTGCTATCCATTACTGATTTAAAGCTCTCtaaagtgttggtgcagcggggctggcaagagggaggtgaattgcttattaaaaataaaagcgaacatttctcgttctttcaactctagttAGTAGCACAAGTATACTAAATAGaataataaaattgaataaaaagtAAGACGGCaatctatttacttggttacaacctaagtggttattaatctaaggcgttgaagaaagctccactagaaaaaACTCTTTTGttgaaggtggagtagcctcttatagacGTTTACAACTTATAGAATGACTAGGAAGCGAATACAAaacttgtagttcagttgttatatttttcctaagtccaggagtctttttataacccctgaaAAAACTTATCCGAGACTGGAAGGCTCCTTCAATagggtggaaggtgcctccagcgtggcaaattctatccgtgcgaagataaagttTCTCTTCGTAAATGGTCACTGTTTCCCCAGTCTGCGCCTTCAAgggattgaaggcaccttccatagaggcacgaaggcgccttcaagggttgaaggcgtcttccTCCAGAAAGGAGcgagggcgccttcaataccATTAAAGGGGCCTTCAACAGCTATACCGAGCTCCAAACTTCTgctgctccgcttgcttgggtgattttggctattcataatagggctcacccgaacccattttctgaccttctcctcgggtaggcttcctcctcggcttctcgtccctcgaatgtcatacacgtccttctcgtctaccGATGTATTCTTCcatagcatctcgtccctcggatgcactgagcccgttggctcatttcccgtgtcatccttctcgttgctgcatcttccgctcgacttttatatgttcctaagctcctgcacacttagacacaaggatcaaacataacaggacctaactgaacttggttgaccacatcaaaactacccgggctacttacaatctccccctttttgatatgcatcaatccaagttcaagttagggttaaaattaTAGTAAAATAAAATGGATAACAAATTGtttgcaaaataaataaaataaataaattatttgcaaacaaataagtaaaaattctaaattctaattcCCCCTAAACTTGTGCCTATTtatcctcctttgatcacattaaaaaaaagctgggaaaaataaaataaaataaaatttttagaaaatttgaaatatttctcTAGGGGTACTACGCAATTAACTGGAAAGAATTTTCAGCAGAAGTCTAAgggatgaaaaaaattaaaaagttttagaatttaaaaaaaatctaaaaatttttaTGCTAGTTGAATGGTCATAAAAAATTTAAgaatattaaaatgattttaagtgaAAAATAAAGACTAAAAAAAACTTCTAtttcagttagttaattaaatatttatttcaataattagctttcaagcagtgacgaggcactagacctccttagatattggaacaacaaccacttctagacaaagtcttttaaagaaattaaatatttaattttcttcctgAACATTCTAGGTCTATCTTTCAAATATAACACTTTAATCTAAACATGTTTTTAGAACTcaatataagttcctacctaCTAGGTTAATTACAAATTTCTTAGGGATATTTTtctatgatatttttctaatttggtcCTGGTGATTTCTAATATTCTAGTTAATTTTaccataatttttaaatcttagtTTTTGATAGTAATTAGAACATGTATGGTTATCTTTCAATCTCTCtatttgtgttttttatttttaattttctaattttaaattatcaaacaattcTAGTGGGCATGCATTGGCTAATTATCTTTTTAAGtccattttttttctaatttgcacatgtttttagaaagtattttgataaattcaaaagattgcttgggagatagtgcacgtacctcacttatctcATATTCTGACACTCCTCCTTCATCGCAAttttcctctgatgatcctcccccttcatcgatgctcatctctgagctgctttcatcttctttttgatggtctgccattagggctagtccagCGTAGGCTTCAACTTCAGATTCTGatgacgacgtttcgtcccacgtcaccttcagGGTTTTGAACTTCGATTTCGTTGGTCTTTTacctttgttcttcagtttagggtagtcgtccttgatgtgtccttcttcattgcagttgtagcaacgaactttCCTTTTGCTTCGGCAGTGCTTTTTCGTTTGCgacttaaatttattagttttaatagacttattaaattttcttactaataacgccgcttcatcttcgtcgattgaTGCTTCTGAGTCTGGATCATCCGTTCTTGCTTTTAGAGCAATGTTCTGATTAGGTTCCTTTTTCAactctgcacatctagattcatgaagttcaaagatggaaaatagattttctaatgaactaacttcgaggtctttagatatataaaacgAGTTAACTATAGAGATCCACTTGggtgtcctaggaaatgcatttaaagaGTACCTTAACAAatctcgatttgttaccttttctctgagattcgtgagtccagtgatgagttTTTTTTATCCTCAAGTGTAGATGTTCGACTGTTTCACTTTCTTCCATCCGGAAGTTCGTCAGTTGGTTTTGGAGTAGGTCTCAtctcgcgagctttgcttcggaagttCCTTCATGAAGGTCTAGGAACtgctcccaaagttcctttgctgattcgtaATCTCCAATCTGATTTACTTTCTGGGGTGGAAGTACGTTGAATATGTAGAACTTGGCTCGTCCGTTcgctacgaagtctgcttgctccttcttggtccattggtattcttccttttcatttccttgtgAGTGTTtgagagctacaaaatcatatttaattattaaaagaatttcaaaattagttttaaaaatactccatgcgtttcttccataatgcgaattctccctcaaacttcgGCAGGTAGATGGTCGGTCCGACCATCATCTCGATGCTtcaatcgacggttagtccttccgagacgttctggctctgataccaattgttgatgcAGCGGGGCAAGcaataggggggggggggggggtgaattgcctgttaaAAATAAAAGCGAACCTTTCTCGTTCTTCTGCTGCTCCATTCGCTTGGGTAatttcgaccatccagaataaggctcacccgaacccattttctaaccttctccttgagcagttttcctctccggcttctcatccctcgaatgtcgcacaTGTCCTTCTCATCTACCTGGGTagatttcttgtgttcctaacctcctacacacttagacacaatgatcaaacacaacagaacttaactgaacttggttgaccatttGAAAACTACCCAGGATACTTACATAAAGGTGATCGAACGATTCGAGAGTATGATTTGAAATGTTTCTGAGGTCAGTAAGGTAAGTTTTGATCAGAACTCATTGATGGCCCTACAATgtgcaaaattttaaaatattgacATTGTTTAAAGAGGGAGTCTTAAGAACCATTTGGTAGTGTTGATTAGTAAATATGACAAACTTAGATCCTTTAATGAGCTTGTATCAAATTGTCTTGATGTTGTGAAGATAATTTAGACCTGGGAACCAAGGTCTTAAGGCATGATTAAGCTCATATGAGTGTAATGATACTGAGTTGAAGTGGTTATGAAATTCCTAAAATTATCAGTATGTTTTGGTAAAAACTCATGACTGTAGGCAACTAAAAACACTTAAAATCAAGTTTATTACACTTTTTACATCATCTTCAGTGCAACCCCTATCCTTAGACCTAGATTTCACCGACTAAATtaagatatatgaatttttaaattttttacaacTTTAAGATCATCGACAGTCGCTTATTGATCACAAAAATAGTCTAGTAAATTTAGAAATCGACTCGTATAACTAATTCATCAGCAAATATATAGTATAGGAGAGCGGTTGATAAAGTAGAGGATAATGAGAATCTGCTGTGTATTTTCACAACTCTAAAACCTTAATATACTAAATGAGTAATATGGAAATCTACTTTTCTTTTCTGCAAAAAAAACAGTGAGATGTTGTAGATAGATCGATAAAATAGATATAATACACGATCATATTTTTTGGTATAATCGTGGAAGATACTGATTCATCCAACGGTCAAAAACCGCAGCCACTTTTTATCGCCattttagggttagggttttaaaTATATCCTGCTGCCTGACTACCCTCGCGGGACCCACCCAGAACAATCTACGCCGTTAAAGTTATCGAGTAACTATTTTTTAACGACCAAGATTCTTCTTCTGGACGAGGTATCGTCACCCGATGCGGTGACGGGAAACATCATAGAGCTCCTACTTCATGTGTATAAATAGTTAGCAAGGCCGGAAGGAAGAAGGTCGCTCTCGCAGTCTTGCTTCCGGTGCCATTGCAAGATTGTTCCACCGGGCAAGGGAAGTAACAGCAGAATTAGGTTAGGGTTCAGGGTTGCAGCTGGGCGTTGCGATGGCGGCCGACAAGAGCAAgaaggcaaaggttgcagagctCGGGGCTGAGGGAGAGCCCGAGACCGTCGACGGAGAGCTGGTACTCAGCATCGAGAAGCTCCAGGAGATACAAGAAGAGCTGGAGaaggtaagtttttttaaaatcatttttctatTTCTCTATTTACTTCGGCTGTCCTGCTTTTTCAATTTTGtttataaaacttatgttttcCCTTAGTCCTCTTAATCTTGGCGGTTTACATTGATGTTTCTATCAGTTATCTGTCAAAGATTATATTTTTCGTATGATTTAGTGTGTTAACTAATCAATTTAAACTTGCTTGTATTTCTTTTGGTTGACTGTTGCTTTGGCTacattttttgattttttattatcttttaatttctaattaGGCAATTAATCAAACACATATGTCTGTACGACATCCTTTGCCGCTTCTCAGTGTGCGTTGTTCTTTGATTTTAGATGGAGCAATGCCTACTGTCCATTTGTTTGAGCACAATTGATGGTTAATGTTTGGATTTCTACTATTACCACATATAGTTTGTGAGACTTTCTTCAACTACATTATTGCTTTTCAATTGAAAATCATTGTTTGAAAGTTTTACCCATCTGTCGTTCCTCTAACTTCATATTGATGTGTAACACTGTTGAGAAGCTTAAGTAGCTATTAGATATGGACTTCTTAAAACACAATTGAGTATATGCTTTCCATCTGTATGGTTTTCATTTTTCAAATTGACATTTTGATCCTAGATGATTGTCCCATATTATCTAGATATGTAAATGTTCCTTTTcctatttgttatatttttttcccTGTACGGATGGGGAGGACTGAGAGAATCTAATTGCAAAAGCGACTGTATAACTTCCACTCTTCATCTAGATTTTTTTCATGTGATGATTGAGCAGATGTTGCAAACATCCTGGAAAATTTAACTATTATACATGTGCTTCGATTATCATAACATGCAATGATATGGTGCCCGAGCCCTCAGTATATGCATTCATTCATCTGAGCCATTTTCGTATAGAGTGGTTTGACTTACTGTTATTTTAATTGTATACTTTGGGTTGTTTCCAACCATATACTTATGTCAAGgaattctatttatttaatagATCAATGAGGAAGCCAGTGAAAAGGTTTTTGAGGTGGAACAGAAATACAATGAGGTTCGCAGACCTGTGTATGTCAAGCGGGGAGATATTATCAAAAATATCCCAGACTTTTGGTTAACTGCAGTATGTAACTTTATGGTGTTATGTTGATCAGAATGCGTTTTTTGGGAGTCCTCTATAGTCATAACTTTTACTTTTGTGCAGTTCTTGAGTCATCCAGCTCTTGGTGATCTTCTAAGCGAGAAGGATCAAGAGGTAAATAAGATGTGATATGAAGGAAATCATAGTCCGCTCAGATAATGTGCTTAAATTTACACCATATACCTAGCCAATGTATATTTGACTAATCTAATTGAAGTTGACATTCTCTAAATCAGGTTTTCAAGTTCATGCAATCAATAGAAGTTGAAGATTTTAAGGATGTGAAGATGGGCTACTCCATTACATTTGTGAGTTACTATGCATCAGTAGCTGAATCTATCTTGGGTTATATGACTAAACATTTTCATCTTTAATCATCATTAATTGTATTTGTTTATGCCAAATGTAGAACTTcactgaaaatccatattttgagGATACAAAATTAACAAAGTCATATGCATTTGCTGATGAAGGAACTACCAACATATCTGGTACTAAAATTAGGTGGAAGCAAGGCATGGTACGGGCAGCAAATGTTTAATCTATTCTTACTATTCCTTCAACTTAGGTTTTTGGTGTGAATTTTCTGTTCTATTATTGATAGGATCTTCTTGCTAATGGTAATGTTCAAGAGACGAAAGGAAGTAAACGCCCGTTTGTTGAGGAAAGGTAAATGTTCTTTCTTGTGTTGCTCTTGTGCTTCAATTTTTTTGCACATTATGTATTAGTTCTTCATCATCAAGCCATGTGCTTTCCATTTACTTGGGATTGTATAAATGAATCTTATTCCTCCACGGAGCTCTGTGCAAGGTGCCATTATGCATTAATTAATTgttgatatttttttcttaatactTCTTGCATTTATTGTTTTTGTCTACTTTGAACCTGTTGATTATTTGGCTAGTTGAAATGAATTCAATATGCATATTTTTTTTGTCATTGCTTACTTTCATGTTTGGTACCACTTGTAAAGGTTTGTTCATTTGCATGGTTAGAAATTGAGAACTGAATCACCACAAATCTACTGTATTGGGTGCCCTGTATGCTGAAAAGAGTGAACATTTGCCTTCTTGGAACCTTTTTTCTTATGTTATACGATTTCAGGGGATTAAATTACATCATTATATGAAAATACTTTGTCAAGTAATATGGAAATTACTACTCAGGTTAAGATTCTGTCCTAAGTTTACTCTTACTAAATTTATTTCAAGTTTGGATCTAATAGTCATTTGACTTGCTAGTATCAATGGCAGTTGAAGTGACTGGTTAACTAGTCGCGAAGGTGGAAAAATATGTAACATAGTTCTAGTTCAAGCATCGGCCTGCCAAATTGGAAAAGACATCTTAACCTAGTACTAGCTCGAACATAGATTCAACACAACAAGTTTGATTTGTGCAATGGAGGATATACACAAGTTGTACACTTTCTTTTTGCTAAGGACTTGGGTTGGTTTGATGCATTGATGAATTGGCATCATTAATTGGCTTGATCATTAGTAATTGATAAATTGGATATGTCCTGCACATGTTTGTGTATCCTAACCCATTCATCTTGA contains:
- the LOC121996259 gene encoding NAP1-related protein 2-like, which gives rise to MAADKSKKAKVAELGAEGEPETVDGELVLSIEKLQEIQEELEKINEEASEKVFEVEQKYNEVRRPVYVKRGDIIKNIPDFWLTAFLSHPALGDLLSEKDQEVFKFMQSIEVEDFKDVKMGYSITFNFTENPYFEDTKLTKSYAFADEGTTNISGTKIRWKQGMDLLANGNVQETKGSKRPFVEESFFSWFNENLQENLSGVMDEVAEIIKEDLWPNPLKYFNNEIDEDDFDGEDDEEETDDDGEEDDDDDEE